TGGAATGCAGTACATATCATACAATGTTCATGGTCTTGTGCACCTTGCAGATGATGTCAAAGAACATGGACATTTAGATACAATATCAGGGTTTCCGTTTGAAAATTATTTGGGGCAGCTGAAAAGACTTGTCAGGCAGCCACATTTCCCTGTAGCTCAGATTATTCGTCGCTTATCAGAAATGGAAagcataataaaagaaaacatcagTCAACCATTTTCACATTGTTTGAGAAAGGAACACAATCACGGTCCTGTACCTCTCAGTATGAGTAATGCTACCCATCAGTACAGCGAATTATCTCTGGAGAGTTTTTGCATTAAAACTTCTAAAGGTGATAATTGTGTTCGCATTGGTGATACAATAGCTCTGGTTAGAAACATTCTTGATGTTGAGGGAACAGTGGTGTTGGTTTACAATGAattcaaaacaaaagcaaattaCTTTGATTATCTGTTGACTTCTACTCATTTGGGGATATTTCTGCTTTCTAATCTTGACTCAACCTTGCTGTACACATCTGCTGTTGATTCAGTTTGTAAGTATGTATTACTTCCATTTAAGGATGATTTTGTTGGAATTCCTCTGATTCATGTGTAAGAGTAGAAGAGGGTTGAGGGATGTCAATAGTCTGACAACATACATTTCATTAACAAGTAATTGTTATAATTTGTCTTGCTGCTGTAAAAGGATTTTGTTGTAAATCACTTGCCCTGTGGACTTGACTCAAATGTGAGATTATTGCTTATGTGAATAATTGCTGATATTCTATGTTTCCTCCACATAATCAAAGTTCAAATCCTTGTTCActcaaaaatgtttgtttttattcataCAAAAATCTTTTACAGTTTAAAAGTAACAAAAAGGGACAGGGCTGAAACAAACCTTTGGATATACTgcattgttaattttattttgctAATTGCACAATTGTTACTATGTACTTCCCTTACTCTTTGGTACAGTAAATAAAGATTTACTAGATGTATTTCTTTTCTCAGTTTGTTTTGTCAGTCTCTTTTAAAGACATAACAGAAGTACAGAATTACAACACTGTGACGGTCACATTAAAACGTAAGTGACTcccttaacattttttttttcatgaatACTAGCGATACTTCTGTTTGTTAGGTTTGGAGCTTTGTTTGTTAGGTTTCTGTTTGTTAGGTTTAGAGAGAATGTTCACATTAGAgaagaaaatgtttatttatttatttatttttagtatacAGCCATTGTTTGTGCCTTATTTCATCAGTATTGTGACCAGGTCCAAAGTAGTCCCCACATACTATAGTAAATTATTGTAAACACTTTTCTGTTTTTCCACTACAGGATGTTTCACATTGTGGAATTTGCAGACAAAAAGGTTGCAGTAGTCCCAGCTGTTTGGGTATCGAATGGAATCTGTAGCTGGCCCCCATACAAAAATGGAAACGAGATGAGCAAGGCAGtgaaaaagcaagaaattccgaATCCAGACTGGGCAAAATACGCTGTCATAGTGAGATGCACGAAAAGTGTGTAATTTCAAAATACTCATGAATAGCTTTCTTGTGAAGTATGTCATGCCACAGCTTACCATATAATGATTTAATTAATCacctgttttctaaaatgtttgcAATAACAAAATGCTTGAAGTTGAATTTTATGAATATGTAATTCCATGCTATACCATATTTAGTTCTGACCACATACTGGTTGGCTGAGACACGCTCAGTGCCAATGCACATGTTAACTGGGGTTATTATAGTCCTTGTCTTATTCAGTTTAAGTTTACTGTATATGCACATTTGGAACCCTGCACTTAAAACTGTTTtcataaatatatttactgagcaTTCTAAGAAAACCTGAGCCAGTCAGACTTGAGAGAGCTATTATATAATGCTACATAAATGCTTCTGCCTTTATTTTGCCATCAGATTCATACGATGCTATAAGGCCTAAATTAGCACTGGCTGAACAGCAAAGTGATCTACAAACAGAGAGTGAAGATGACACAATGCCCTCATACAGAAGAAGGAAAGgaatgtaaatgttctattAGCCAAATAACTACATGCCACCAACTGATGATTAAGAATAATGGGACATTATGGACAATTACCCAACCTTGCTGTCACCTGTATCTCTTTTGGGAAATACTAATGTCAAGTCTACCTTAATTTGAAAAGTACATTCTTTGTATTCAATAGGGGATTCAATAGGAAATATATTCAGTGTGACAGTGAAGACGATGTTGGAGACAATGGTGATTTTGAAGAAACAATATCTGATGTAAATTATCTGCCAGATACTGCCAATGGTAAGAAAATGTTATTTTAGTATGGTAAAACCTAACAAGCACAAACTAATCGTTTATTGATACGTTAATATTAACCTTGGAACGTCTCCAGAGTTAATGGGTCAAtttggtgcttttttttttttttaacctaaaTCCTTATAATTATACATAAAACTTGCTAACGTGTTCTGTGCATCAAGAGCTTGTCCATATTGGCCTCTGATAATGACACTCAGCAGAGAACACAACTGCAGACAGTATTTCATGAACTGTAGTAAGCCCAACTCCAGGAAAGTAAGCATATGTTGATAAACTGAAGATTTTTGTACTGATGTTGTTAACCTCCAGCTACTAGACAACCAACTAATGCGACATCACCACCCAATGTGCCAGAAAGAACTCTAGGTACATTCTTGTtaaacattttctgttttctaaataaatgcatatttcACGTGTTATGCCTTGCTTGAATATGATGTAGAAATTCTGATCTGTCGACTACACTGCGTGTAAACAGGATCATTGTTCATCTTTCTTTAGGCATCACACCACCACCCCTGTTTCCACCACCTCAGCTCCGAACAACATTGATGGTAAATACCCCAGCAACCCGACAAATGCAGAGCGAGGCAGATGCATGTAAGCAGCTTTAAATTCAAACGAATGCAAGAAAAGTTGGtaaaatgctattattattattattattgttattgttattgttatactCCAGCTACTAGTCAAGCCACTGATGCTGGGACAATACCACCCAATGTGCCTGAAAGAACTCTAGGTACATCATTCTtgttaatcattttaaattaaattataatatactGACTATATTGCAGTGTTAACAGGTTAATTGTTTATCTTTCTATAGGCATCACAGCACAAACACCTCAGCTACCGACATCACTTAGGTTAAATACCCCAGCAAGGAGACAACTGCAGATCGAGACAACCACACGTAAGTAGTTCTAATTGAAAATAGATTCTAAAGAATGTGTAACATTCAGGAGTGAgcaagcttcttttttttttgcttaaaatataatacactAGTTTGTTAGAGAGTAATGTTTGCTGACACACCAGTCTCCATCAGGCCTAAATGTGGGGTCAGCACTGATTACATTCTTGAATCCATTCCTTTTTGGGACATAGGGACATGTGCTAACAGTCTTAATATTTCATAGCTGTGCAGATCGAAATTCTCACTCAGCTTGAAATAATCAAGCAGCAACAGGCCCAAATCCTGCTGttactacaaaaacaaaactcTATGGGTGCTATGGGTACAGACCAGACAGAAGTGGTGGCGATAGCAGCAAAGTTTCCCATTAAGGACAGGAGTGGTCTTACCACACTAGAGCAGGAGCTTCGTGAAAGCCCAGCCATCAAAGAGAAAGCAGTAAGTAAATACAGTATGAAAGTGATTTATTTGCCACTATGCTTGTACACAGCAGAATTGGTCCATTCGCATTCGACCCATCCATGtaatgaaacacacacattgtgtgtgtgtgtgtgtgtgtgtgtgtgtgtatatgtatgtgtatgtgtgtgtttatatatatatctacatattacaatatatatataccgtaccaccgtgccgtcctatatatatacagtgtatcacaaaagtgagtacacccctcacatttctgcagatatttaagtatatcttttcatgggacaacactgacaaaatgacactttgacacaatgaaaagtagtctgtgtgcagcttatataacagtgtaaatttattcttccctcaaaataactcaatatacagccattaatgtctaaaccaccggcaacaaaagtgagtacaccccttagtgaaagttcctgaagtgtcaatattttgtgtggccaccattatttcccagaactgccttaactctcctgggcatggagtttaccagagcttcaaaggttgccactggaatgcttttccactcctccatgacgacatcacggagctggcggatattcgagactttgcgctcctccaccttccgcttgaggatgccccaaagatgttctattgggtttaggtctggagacatgcttggccagtccatcacctttaccctcagcctcttcaataaagcagtggtcgtcttagaggtgtgtttggggtcattatcatgctggaacactgccctgcgacccagtttccggagggaggggatcatgctctgctttagtatttcacagtacatattggagttcatgtgtccctcaattaaatgtaactccccaacacctgctgcactcatgcagccccagaccatggcattcccaccaccatgcttgactgtaggcatgacgcacttatctttgtactcctcacctgattgccgccacacatgcttgagaccatctgaaccaaaccaattaatcttggtctcatcagaccataggacatggttccagtaatccatgtcctttgttgacatgtcttcagcaaactgtttgcgggctttcttgtgtagagacttcagaagaggcttccttctggggtgacagccatgcagaccaatttgatgtagtgtgcggcgtatagtctgagcactgacaggctgaccccccaccttttcaatctctgcagcaatgctgacagcactcctgcgcctatctttcaaagacagcagttggatgtgacgctgagcacgtgcactcagcttctttggacgaccaacgcgaggtctgttctgagtggaccctgctcttttaaaacgctggatgatcttggccactgtgctgcagctcagtttcagggtgttggcaatcttcttgtagccttggccatcttcatgtagcgcaacaattcgtcttttaagatcctcagagagttctttgccatgaggtgccatgttggaactttcagtgaccagtatgagagagtgtgagagctgtactactaaattgaacacacctgctccctatgcacacctgagacctagtaacactaacaaatcacatgacattttggagggaaaatgacaagcagtgctcaatttggacatttaggggtgtagtctcttaggggtgtactcacttttgttgccggtggtttagacattaatggctgtatattgagttattttgagggaagaataaatttacactgttatataagctgcacacagactacttttcattgtgtcaaagtgtcattttgtcagtgttgtcccatgaaaagatatacttaaatatctgcagaaatgtgaggggtgtactcacttttgtgatacactgtatatatatatatatatatatatatatatatatatatatattataatataatatataatatatatattataatatgctataatataatatgcacacacacacatacactagtGAAGTGAACACAAATGCCTAGAGTGATGAGCAGCCTCCACAGCACCCAGGGAACAATTCGGAGTAAGGTGCCTTGCCCAAGGGCACTTCAGCCGTATCATGACTGGGCTTTACCGGGAATCGAACCGGGGACATTCAGATCACAATGCCGGTTCCTTAAGCCCATGACTGCCCTAATATCAGGGGTGGGAAGCCTTTTTTGTTCGTATTATGATTGTGTTCTAGTGCTTCTTTTTTTAGATTTCACATCTGATCACtacttttatcttttttaaaataattgtaaattaGCTTACACAATGTCAACTTATTGCTGTTTTGCTTCAGATAAACTATTTTGGCATCATCGGGGGTACAAATGTAAGAGATACGACATGGCGTACTCTTCAGAAGATGATTTCAAATGACCTTGCTAGATCAATGAATTGGAAAGGGGCCAATGGAAAGGTCTCATTCAGCGACTCGTTTACGAGAAATAGTCAATCGTAAGTACACTGATTAATAATCACATAAAAGACAGTGTCATGTTCAGGAGGGACAAAC
The sequence above is drawn from the Trichomycterus rosablanca isolate fTriRos1 chromosome 14, fTriRos1.hap1, whole genome shotgun sequence genome and encodes:
- the LOC134326209 gene encoding uncharacterized protein LOC134326209 translates to MFHIVEFADKKVAVVPAVWVSNGICSWPPYKNGNEMSKAVKKQEIPNPDWAKYAVIVRCTKNSYDAIRPKLALAEQQSDLQTESEDDTMPSYRRRKGMGFNRKYIQCDSEDDVGDNGDFEETISDVNYLPDTANATRQPTNATSPPNVPERTLGITPPPLFPPPQLRTTLMVNTPATRQMQSEADASTSQATDAGTIPPNVPERTLGITAQTPQLPTSLRLNTPARRQLQIETTTPVQIEILTQLEIIKQQQAQILLLLQKQNSMGAMGTDQTEVVAIAAKFPIKDRSGLTTLEQELRESPAIKEKAINYFGIIGGTNVRDTTWRTLQKMISNDLARSMNWKGANGKVSFSDSFTRNSQS